The Actinomadura sp. WMMB 499 genome includes a window with the following:
- a CDS encoding phosphoribosyltransferase, giving the protein MSAEREVLSWESFGAASRELAQAVADSGYRPDLILSIARGGLFVAGALGYALDVKNLHVMNVEFYTGVNERLDLPVMLPPVPNAVDLSGAEVLVADDVADTGATLKLVRDFCADHVADVRCAVVYEKPASSVKCEYVWRRTDRWINFPWSTEPPVVAEPEVLDA; this is encoded by the coding sequence GAAAGAGAAGTCCTGAGCTGGGAGTCGTTCGGCGCCGCGAGCCGGGAGCTGGCGCAGGCGGTCGCCGACAGCGGCTACCGCCCCGACCTGATCCTGTCCATCGCCCGCGGCGGCCTGTTCGTCGCCGGAGCCCTCGGATACGCGCTCGACGTCAAGAACCTGCACGTGATGAACGTCGAGTTCTACACCGGTGTGAACGAACGGCTCGACCTGCCGGTCATGCTCCCGCCCGTCCCCAACGCCGTCGACCTGTCCGGCGCCGAGGTGCTCGTCGCCGACGACGTCGCCGACACGGGCGCCACCCTCAAACTCGTCCGCGACTTCTGCGCCGACCACGTCGCCGACGTCCGCTGCGCCGTGGTCTACGAGAAGCCCGCCTCCTCGGTCAAGTGCGAGTACGTCTGGCGGCGTACCGACCGCTGGATCAACTTCCCGTGGTCCACCGAACCCCCGGTCGTCGCCGAGCCCGAGGTCCTCGACGCCTGA
- a CDS encoding DUF4192 domain-containing protein has protein sequence MSPLVIRSARDAIAAVPYMLGFHPSRSLVVIGFDGPPNTCAVRLDLPVPQKVADRASGMLGANGFRRALLLGYGAPDEVAVAAVAMRAALTAAGVDAAEAIRVDEHRWWSLTCDDDCCPAEGTPYDIAGSVVAAQATFAGHVVLADRDELVRSVQPVPETPALRAATDRAEKRFLARAREPSARFRSKATEEGIAFVAGVLARDGLTDDEIAWLGVLLTDRRVRDEAWIRIDEDAPADDIRFWRDVTRRVRAPYAAGPAALLAYAAYAGGDGGLANIALDRALDADPGYSMAVLLRQVITSGIPPSKARMRMTPGELAAAYDEKG, from the coding sequence ATGAGTCCACTGGTCATCCGCTCCGCCCGAGACGCCATCGCCGCCGTCCCCTACATGCTCGGCTTCCACCCGTCCCGCAGCCTCGTCGTGATCGGTTTCGACGGCCCGCCGAACACCTGCGCCGTCCGGCTGGATTTACCGGTGCCGCAGAAGGTCGCCGACCGGGCGTCCGGGATGCTGGGCGCCAACGGCTTCCGCAGGGCCCTCCTCCTCGGATACGGCGCACCCGACGAGGTCGCCGTCGCCGCCGTGGCCATGCGCGCCGCCCTCACCGCCGCGGGCGTCGACGCCGCCGAGGCCATCCGCGTCGACGAGCACCGATGGTGGTCGCTGACCTGCGACGACGACTGCTGCCCGGCCGAGGGCACCCCGTACGACATCGCCGGCAGCGTCGTCGCCGCCCAGGCGACCTTCGCCGGGCACGTGGTCCTCGCCGACCGGGACGAGCTGGTCCGCTCGGTGCAGCCCGTCCCGGAGACCCCCGCCCTCCGCGCCGCCACCGACCGCGCCGAGAAACGGTTCCTCGCCCGGGCCCGCGAACCCTCGGCCCGGTTCCGCTCCAAGGCCACCGAAGAGGGCATCGCGTTCGTCGCGGGAGTCCTGGCCCGCGACGGCCTCACCGACGACGAGATCGCCTGGCTCGGCGTCCTGCTCACCGACCGCCGCGTCCGCGACGAGGCCTGGATCCGCATCGACGAGGACGCCCCCGCCGACGACATCCGCTTCTGGCGCGACGTCACCCGCCGCGTCCGCGCCCCCTACGCCGCGGGTCCCGCGGCCCTCCTCGCCTATGCCGCCTACGCCGGGGGCGACGGAGGCCTGGCCAACATCGCCCTCGACCGGGCCCTCGACGCCGACCCCGGTTACTCCATGGCCGTCCTCCTCCGCCAGGTCATCACCTCCGGCATCCCGCCCTCCAAGGCCCGGATGCGCATGACCCCCGGGGAACTGGCCGCCGCCT